A window of Methylomonas sp. 11b genomic DNA:
TCTGAAATCCAGGGTCCGATCAAATAATGGAAAGCCACAAAGCGCCAGGAACCATACATGATAGGTAGATAAAACGCCGCCAAAATATACGAAAACGCATGCAAACCCCAGTTGAAACCCAACAGCCAAGTCACCGGTTGCGACATCAAACCGTTTAAAGGCATTTGCCAGGCGATATGCCAATCCCCGGACACCGAGCAAGTTTGCACGCCGCAGAAACCCTCGGTACCTGGCACACAGTCGCCGGCCCATGCAAAGGGATACATCTTAATCAACATCGCCAGCGAACTGATCGCACACAAGGTGTAAACCGTGGTTCTGATCTTTAGTTTGACGCTTTCCGGAATGAAGTACATCGCCACCATGTTCACGAAAAACGGCTGGAAGGCGATATGTAAATAGCCGAGTAGAGTGAGCACCTGGTTATTCGGGTTATCGCACAGATTGATGTACACATACGTTAATGCCTGCAACAGTTCCATCAAGGCAAAATAAGTTAAAGGAATCCACAGTTCCTTGGATTCGCCTTTGTAGGCCACGTAAACAGCGGTCGTTAAACCTGCGGCAGCCAAAACGCCTGACGCTTCTCCACTCCAACACATTGAAAAATACCTTCTTTATTTTAGTTATAGGCATAGGCA
This region includes:
- a CDS encoding DUF5765 domain-containing protein, encoding MCWSGEASGVLAAAGLTTAVYVAYKGESKELWIPLTYFALMELLQALTYVYINLCDNPNNQVLTLLGYLHIAFQPFFVNMVAMYFIPESVKLKIRTTVYTLCAISSLAMLIKMYPFAWAGDCVPGTEGFCGVQTCSVSGDWHIAWQMPLNGLMSQPVTWLLGFNWGLHAFSYILAAFYLPIMYGSWRFVAFHYLIGPWISDVTTNDPNEYCAVWCLFSIALCVSVIKTPIRKHLHVKKWPFYQREVGDSL